From Eriocheir sinensis breed Jianghai 21 chromosome 16, ASM2467909v1, whole genome shotgun sequence, a single genomic window includes:
- the LOC126999386 gene encoding zinc finger protein 384-like isoform X2, with protein sequence MHTQRNIMLSHYVKDVALPVATQKKKSIIVHHDQNDTKAYKTHPSCPGGNMSYLPPWAPSSGGGHYPPHMLPSSHSAPSSSSSSSSSSTAGGGGGSLAAHTTHNTTGLNTPSVYQTLSPVVKSSSPTSVSVTQSINTPKTSTLPTSGAGASSTSTSSSAQSSGTTMSLGDPYEPQGFQRPHTPPLKRTPAIAIGEGTKTESPTMGDGAPPPEMLLALAGPSSMDLKTPRKAPAKHPAPEQLPSPVMFSYQGRGRPRKNWTHATGLPTMIPVTHPSMHCGTTEDPDDEENKPFKCNLCGKGFKLKGGLVQHERTHSTDRPYVCPECGKLFRQPTHLQQHIRIHTGDKPYDCAFCGKSFRQRTILNQHLRIHTGEKPYVCMECGKQFRQKAILDQHFRTHLGEKPYACPHPSCRKHFREMAALISHMKCHKDVPDPRIVLQQAKRIKEERHDDLRLDPQILGEHGEGTDRGGLLQDRLGQEVMGLGRIGLDRGLGQDRGLIQERGLGQERAGPAQDRAGLGQERGGLGQEVMSPERSHGHEHSEGSSTGSEQSYQGNGEQVQHEQARGFPQHNVNSSSAQKSPHSSLPQHSSADRQSQPSPSSSQSLTSPLPPNMMPTPQMAMANLIPYPHSIFPATSYMMPPPDPRQYHPQSQGQHPSRPNQ encoded by the exons GTCCTGGTGGAAACATGAGCTACCTTCCACCTTGGGCACCTTCCTCAGGGGGGGGCCACTACCCACCACACATGCTCCCATCCTCCCACTCcgcaccctcctcttcctcctcctcctcctcttcctctaccgctggaggaggaggaggctcccTCGCAGCCCACACCACCCACAACACCACAGGGCTCAACACCCCCTCCGTCTACCAGACTCTCTCCCCGGTGGTGAAGTCCTCGTCGCCAACCAGCGTGTCCGTCACCCAATCCATCAACACACCCAAGACATCCACCCTCCCTACATCCGGTGCTGGGGCCTCATCCACATCCACATCATCCAGTGCACAGTCATCAGGCACCACCATGTCCCTGGGCGACCCATATGAGCCCCAGGGTTTCCAGAGGCCCCACACGCCCCCACTGAAGAGGACCCCAGCCATAGCCATAGGGGAAGGCACCAAGACAGAGAGCCCTACCATGGGTGACGGGGCCCCGCCCCCAGAGATGCTCCTCGCCCTCGCCGGACCAAGCTCAATGGACCTCAAGACACCCAGAAA AGCACCAGCCAAACACCCAGCACCTGAGCAGCTTCCCAGCCCAGTCATGTTTTCATACCAGGGCAGAGGACGGCCACGCAAGAACTGGACTCATGCCACG GGTCTGCCCACCATGATCCCTGTGACCCACCCGTCGATGCACTGTGGCACCACAGAGGACCCGGACGACGAGGAGAACAAACCGTTTAAGTGCAATCTGTGTGGCAAGGGGTTCAAGCTGAAGGGTGGGCTGGTGCAGCACGAGCGGACACACAGCACAGACAGGCCCTACGTGTGTCCAGAGTGTGGCAAACTGTTCCGCCAACCCACGCACCTGCAGCAGCACATCCGCATTCACACGGGTGACAAGCCATACGACTGCGCCTTCTGCGGCAAGTCGTTTCGCCAGCGCACCATCCTCAACCAGCACCTCAGGATACATACTGGTGAGAAGCCGTATGTGTGTATGGAGTGCGGCAAACAGTTTCGCCAGAAGGCCATCCTTGACCAGCATTTCCGCACTCACTTAGGTGAGAAGCCGTACGCCTGCCCTCACCCATCATGCCGAAAACATTTCCGGGAGATGGCAGCACTCATCTCCCACATGAAGTGCCATAAGGACGTCCCAGACCCAAGAATCGTCCTCCAGCAGGCAAAGAGGATCAAGGAGGAGCGGCATGATGACCTGAGGTTAGACCCACAGATCCTTGGGGAGCATGGAGAAGGTACAGACAGAGGAGGTCTTTTGCAGGACAGGCTGGGGCAGGAGGTGATGGGGCTGGGCAGGATAGGACTGGACCGGGGACTTGGCCAGGACCGGGGGCTGATCCAGGAGAGGGGACTAGGCCAGGAGCGGGCAGGGCCAGCGCAAGACAGGGCGGGGctggggcaggagaggggagggctGGGGCAGGAGGTAATGAGCCCTGAGAGATCCCATGGCCACGAGCACAGTGAGGGCTCCAGCACTGGTTCGGAGCAGAGCTATCAAGGGAACGGGGAGCAGGTGCAGCACGAGCAGGCCAGAGGCTTTCCCCAGCACAATGTCAACAGCAGCTCAGCACAGAAGTCCCCACACTCCTCCCTGCCACAGCACTCCTCAGCAGACAGGCAAAGTCagccctccccctcttcctcccagtccctcacctcccccctaccccccaacatgATGCCTACGCCTCAAATGGCCATGGCAAACCTTATTCCTTACCCACACTCCATTTTCCCTGCCACCTCCTACATGATGCCCCCCCCTGACCCCAGACAGTACCACCCCCAGAGCCAGGGTCAGCACCCCTCCCGACCAAACCAGTGA
- the LOC126999386 gene encoding zinc finger protein 384-like isoform X4 yields the protein MHTQRNIMLSHYVKDVALPVATQKKKSIIVHHDQNDTKAYKTHPSCPGGNMSYLPPWAPSSGGGHYPPHMLPSSHSAPSSSSSSSSSSTAGGGGGSLAAHTTHNTTGLNTPSVYQTLSPVVKSSSPTSVSVTQSINTPKTSTLPTSGAGASSTSTSSSAQSSGTTMSLGDPYEPQGFQRPHTPPLKRTPAIAIGEGTKTESPTMGDGAPPPEMLLALAGPSSMDLKTPRNSFLAFRAPAKHPAPEQLPSPVMFSYQGRGRPRKNWTHATGLPTMIPVTHPSMHCGTTEDPDDEENKPFKCNLCGKGFKLKGGLVQHERTHSTDRPYVCPECGKLFRQPTHLQQHIRIHTGDKPYDCAFCGKSFRQRTILNQHLRIHTGEKPYACPHPSCRKHFREMAALISHMKCHKDVPDPRIVLQQAKRIKEERHDDLRLDPQILGEHGEGTDRGGLLQDRLGQEVMGLGRIGLDRGLGQDRGLIQERGLGQERAGPAQDRAGLGQERGGLGQEVMSPERSHGHEHSEGSSTGSEQSYQGNGEQVQHEQARGFPQHNVNSSSAQKSPHSSLPQHSSADRQSQPSPSSSQSLTSPLPPNMMPTPQMAMANLIPYPHSIFPATSYMMPPPDPRQYHPQSQGQHPSRPNQ from the exons GTCCTGGTGGAAACATGAGCTACCTTCCACCTTGGGCACCTTCCTCAGGGGGGGGCCACTACCCACCACACATGCTCCCATCCTCCCACTCcgcaccctcctcttcctcctcctcctcctcttcctctaccgctggaggaggaggaggctcccTCGCAGCCCACACCACCCACAACACCACAGGGCTCAACACCCCCTCCGTCTACCAGACTCTCTCCCCGGTGGTGAAGTCCTCGTCGCCAACCAGCGTGTCCGTCACCCAATCCATCAACACACCCAAGACATCCACCCTCCCTACATCCGGTGCTGGGGCCTCATCCACATCCACATCATCCAGTGCACAGTCATCAGGCACCACCATGTCCCTGGGCGACCCATATGAGCCCCAGGGTTTCCAGAGGCCCCACACGCCCCCACTGAAGAGGACCCCAGCCATAGCCATAGGGGAAGGCACCAAGACAGAGAGCCCTACCATGGGTGACGGGGCCCCGCCCCCAGAGATGCTCCTCGCCCTCGCCGGACCAAGCTCAATGGACCTCAAGACACCCAGAAA TTCATTTCTTGCCTTCAGAGCACCAGCCAAACACCCAGCACCTGAGCAGCTTCCCAGCCCAGTCATGTTTTCATACCAGGGCAGAGGACGGCCACGCAAGAACTGGACTCATGCCACG GGTCTGCCCACCATGATCCCTGTGACCCACCCGTCGATGCACTGTGGCACCACAGAGGACCCGGACGACGAGGAGAACAAACCGTTTAAGTGCAATCTGTGTGGCAAGGGGTTCAAGCTGAAGGGTGGGCTGGTGCAGCACGAGCGGACACACAGCACAGACAGGCCCTACGTGTGTCCAGAGTGTGGCAAACTGTTCCGCCAACCCACGCACCTGCAGCAGCACATCCGCATTCACACGGGTGACAAGCCATACGACTGCGCCTTCTGCGGCAAGTCGTTTCGCCAGCGCACCATCCTCAACCAGCACCTCAGGATACATACTG GTGAGAAGCCGTACGCCTGCCCTCACCCATCATGCCGAAAACATTTCCGGGAGATGGCAGCACTCATCTCCCACATGAAGTGCCATAAGGACGTCCCAGACCCAAGAATCGTCCTCCAGCAGGCAAAGAGGATCAAGGAGGAGCGGCATGATGACCTGAGGTTAGACCCACAGATCCTTGGGGAGCATGGAGAAGGTACAGACAGAGGAGGTCTTTTGCAGGACAGGCTGGGGCAGGAGGTGATGGGGCTGGGCAGGATAGGACTGGACCGGGGACTTGGCCAGGACCGGGGGCTGATCCAGGAGAGGGGACTAGGCCAGGAGCGGGCAGGGCCAGCGCAAGACAGGGCGGGGctggggcaggagaggggagggctGGGGCAGGAGGTAATGAGCCCTGAGAGATCCCATGGCCACGAGCACAGTGAGGGCTCCAGCACTGGTTCGGAGCAGAGCTATCAAGGGAACGGGGAGCAGGTGCAGCACGAGCAGGCCAGAGGCTTTCCCCAGCACAATGTCAACAGCAGCTCAGCACAGAAGTCCCCACACTCCTCCCTGCCACAGCACTCCTCAGCAGACAGGCAAAGTCagccctccccctcttcctcccagtccctcacctcccccctaccccccaacatgATGCCTACGCCTCAAATGGCCATGGCAAACCTTATTCCTTACCCACACTCCATTTTCCCTGCCACCTCCTACATGATGCCCCCCCCTGACCCCAGACAGTACCACCCCCAGAGCCAGGGTCAGCACCCCTCCCGACCAAACCAGTGA
- the LOC126999386 gene encoding zinc finger protein 768-like isoform X3 — protein sequence MSGDAKYISLYYSLVHQGASDFYKEIIKGPGGNMSYLPPWAPSSGGGHYPPHMLPSSHSAPSSSSSSSSSSTAGGGGGSLAAHTTHNTTGLNTPSVYQTLSPVVKSSSPTSVSVTQSINTPKTSTLPTSGAGASSTSTSSSAQSSGTTMSLGDPYEPQGFQRPHTPPLKRTPAIAIGEGTKTESPTMGDGAPPPEMLLALAGPSSMDLKTPRNSFLAFRAPAKHPAPEQLPSPVMFSYQGRGRPRKNWTHATGLPTMIPVTHPSMHCGTTEDPDDEENKPFKCNLCGKGFKLKGGLVQHERTHSTDRPYVCPECGKLFRQPTHLQQHIRIHTGDKPYDCAFCGKSFRQRTILNQHLRIHTGEKPYVCMECGKQFRQKAILDQHFRTHLGEKPYACPHPSCRKHFREMAALISHMKCHKDVPDPRIVLQQAKRIKEERHDDLRLDPQILGEHGEGTDRGGLLQDRLGQEVMGLGRIGLDRGLGQDRGLIQERGLGQERAGPAQDRAGLGQERGGLGQEVMSPERSHGHEHSEGSSTGSEQSYQGNGEQVQHEQARGFPQHNVNSSSAQKSPHSSLPQHSSADRQSQPSPSSSQSLTSPLPPNMMPTPQMAMANLIPYPHSIFPATSYMMPPPDPRQYHPQSQGQHPSRPNQ from the exons GTCCTGGTGGAAACATGAGCTACCTTCCACCTTGGGCACCTTCCTCAGGGGGGGGCCACTACCCACCACACATGCTCCCATCCTCCCACTCcgcaccctcctcttcctcctcctcctcctcttcctctaccgctggaggaggaggaggctcccTCGCAGCCCACACCACCCACAACACCACAGGGCTCAACACCCCCTCCGTCTACCAGACTCTCTCCCCGGTGGTGAAGTCCTCGTCGCCAACCAGCGTGTCCGTCACCCAATCCATCAACACACCCAAGACATCCACCCTCCCTACATCCGGTGCTGGGGCCTCATCCACATCCACATCATCCAGTGCACAGTCATCAGGCACCACCATGTCCCTGGGCGACCCATATGAGCCCCAGGGTTTCCAGAGGCCCCACACGCCCCCACTGAAGAGGACCCCAGCCATAGCCATAGGGGAAGGCACCAAGACAGAGAGCCCTACCATGGGTGACGGGGCCCCGCCCCCAGAGATGCTCCTCGCCCTCGCCGGACCAAGCTCAATGGACCTCAAGACACCCAGAAA TTCATTTCTTGCCTTCAGAGCACCAGCCAAACACCCAGCACCTGAGCAGCTTCCCAGCCCAGTCATGTTTTCATACCAGGGCAGAGGACGGCCACGCAAGAACTGGACTCATGCCACG GGTCTGCCCACCATGATCCCTGTGACCCACCCGTCGATGCACTGTGGCACCACAGAGGACCCGGACGACGAGGAGAACAAACCGTTTAAGTGCAATCTGTGTGGCAAGGGGTTCAAGCTGAAGGGTGGGCTGGTGCAGCACGAGCGGACACACAGCACAGACAGGCCCTACGTGTGTCCAGAGTGTGGCAAACTGTTCCGCCAACCCACGCACCTGCAGCAGCACATCCGCATTCACACGGGTGACAAGCCATACGACTGCGCCTTCTGCGGCAAGTCGTTTCGCCAGCGCACCATCCTCAACCAGCACCTCAGGATACATACTGGTGAGAAGCCGTATGTGTGTATGGAGTGCGGCAAACAGTTTCGCCAGAAGGCCATCCTTGACCAGCATTTCCGCACTCACTTAGGTGAGAAGCCGTACGCCTGCCCTCACCCATCATGCCGAAAACATTTCCGGGAGATGGCAGCACTCATCTCCCACATGAAGTGCCATAAGGACGTCCCAGACCCAAGAATCGTCCTCCAGCAGGCAAAGAGGATCAAGGAGGAGCGGCATGATGACCTGAGGTTAGACCCACAGATCCTTGGGGAGCATGGAGAAGGTACAGACAGAGGAGGTCTTTTGCAGGACAGGCTGGGGCAGGAGGTGATGGGGCTGGGCAGGATAGGACTGGACCGGGGACTTGGCCAGGACCGGGGGCTGATCCAGGAGAGGGGACTAGGCCAGGAGCGGGCAGGGCCAGCGCAAGACAGGGCGGGGctggggcaggagaggggagggctGGGGCAGGAGGTAATGAGCCCTGAGAGATCCCATGGCCACGAGCACAGTGAGGGCTCCAGCACTGGTTCGGAGCAGAGCTATCAAGGGAACGGGGAGCAGGTGCAGCACGAGCAGGCCAGAGGCTTTCCCCAGCACAATGTCAACAGCAGCTCAGCACAGAAGTCCCCACACTCCTCCCTGCCACAGCACTCCTCAGCAGACAGGCAAAGTCagccctccccctcttcctcccagtccctcacctcccccctaccccccaacatgATGCCTACGCCTCAAATGGCCATGGCAAACCTTATTCCTTACCCACACTCCATTTTCCCTGCCACCTCCTACATGATGCCCCCCCCTGACCCCAGACAGTACCACCCCCAGAGCCAGGGTCAGCACCCCTCCCGACCAAACCAGTGA
- the LOC126999386 gene encoding zinc finger protein 768-like isoform X1 has protein sequence MHTQRNIMLSHYVKDVALPVATQKKKSIIVHHDQNDTKAYKTHPSCPGGNMSYLPPWAPSSGGGHYPPHMLPSSHSAPSSSSSSSSSSTAGGGGGSLAAHTTHNTTGLNTPSVYQTLSPVVKSSSPTSVSVTQSINTPKTSTLPTSGAGASSTSTSSSAQSSGTTMSLGDPYEPQGFQRPHTPPLKRTPAIAIGEGTKTESPTMGDGAPPPEMLLALAGPSSMDLKTPRNSFLAFRAPAKHPAPEQLPSPVMFSYQGRGRPRKNWTHATGLPTMIPVTHPSMHCGTTEDPDDEENKPFKCNLCGKGFKLKGGLVQHERTHSTDRPYVCPECGKLFRQPTHLQQHIRIHTGDKPYDCAFCGKSFRQRTILNQHLRIHTGEKPYVCMECGKQFRQKAILDQHFRTHLGEKPYACPHPSCRKHFREMAALISHMKCHKDVPDPRIVLQQAKRIKEERHDDLRLDPQILGEHGEGTDRGGLLQDRLGQEVMGLGRIGLDRGLGQDRGLIQERGLGQERAGPAQDRAGLGQERGGLGQEVMSPERSHGHEHSEGSSTGSEQSYQGNGEQVQHEQARGFPQHNVNSSSAQKSPHSSLPQHSSADRQSQPSPSSSQSLTSPLPPNMMPTPQMAMANLIPYPHSIFPATSYMMPPPDPRQYHPQSQGQHPSRPNQ, from the exons GTCCTGGTGGAAACATGAGCTACCTTCCACCTTGGGCACCTTCCTCAGGGGGGGGCCACTACCCACCACACATGCTCCCATCCTCCCACTCcgcaccctcctcttcctcctcctcctcctcttcctctaccgctggaggaggaggaggctcccTCGCAGCCCACACCACCCACAACACCACAGGGCTCAACACCCCCTCCGTCTACCAGACTCTCTCCCCGGTGGTGAAGTCCTCGTCGCCAACCAGCGTGTCCGTCACCCAATCCATCAACACACCCAAGACATCCACCCTCCCTACATCCGGTGCTGGGGCCTCATCCACATCCACATCATCCAGTGCACAGTCATCAGGCACCACCATGTCCCTGGGCGACCCATATGAGCCCCAGGGTTTCCAGAGGCCCCACACGCCCCCACTGAAGAGGACCCCAGCCATAGCCATAGGGGAAGGCACCAAGACAGAGAGCCCTACCATGGGTGACGGGGCCCCGCCCCCAGAGATGCTCCTCGCCCTCGCCGGACCAAGCTCAATGGACCTCAAGACACCCAGAAA TTCATTTCTTGCCTTCAGAGCACCAGCCAAACACCCAGCACCTGAGCAGCTTCCCAGCCCAGTCATGTTTTCATACCAGGGCAGAGGACGGCCACGCAAGAACTGGACTCATGCCACG GGTCTGCCCACCATGATCCCTGTGACCCACCCGTCGATGCACTGTGGCACCACAGAGGACCCGGACGACGAGGAGAACAAACCGTTTAAGTGCAATCTGTGTGGCAAGGGGTTCAAGCTGAAGGGTGGGCTGGTGCAGCACGAGCGGACACACAGCACAGACAGGCCCTACGTGTGTCCAGAGTGTGGCAAACTGTTCCGCCAACCCACGCACCTGCAGCAGCACATCCGCATTCACACGGGTGACAAGCCATACGACTGCGCCTTCTGCGGCAAGTCGTTTCGCCAGCGCACCATCCTCAACCAGCACCTCAGGATACATACTGGTGAGAAGCCGTATGTGTGTATGGAGTGCGGCAAACAGTTTCGCCAGAAGGCCATCCTTGACCAGCATTTCCGCACTCACTTAGGTGAGAAGCCGTACGCCTGCCCTCACCCATCATGCCGAAAACATTTCCGGGAGATGGCAGCACTCATCTCCCACATGAAGTGCCATAAGGACGTCCCAGACCCAAGAATCGTCCTCCAGCAGGCAAAGAGGATCAAGGAGGAGCGGCATGATGACCTGAGGTTAGACCCACAGATCCTTGGGGAGCATGGAGAAGGTACAGACAGAGGAGGTCTTTTGCAGGACAGGCTGGGGCAGGAGGTGATGGGGCTGGGCAGGATAGGACTGGACCGGGGACTTGGCCAGGACCGGGGGCTGATCCAGGAGAGGGGACTAGGCCAGGAGCGGGCAGGGCCAGCGCAAGACAGGGCGGGGctggggcaggagaggggagggctGGGGCAGGAGGTAATGAGCCCTGAGAGATCCCATGGCCACGAGCACAGTGAGGGCTCCAGCACTGGTTCGGAGCAGAGCTATCAAGGGAACGGGGAGCAGGTGCAGCACGAGCAGGCCAGAGGCTTTCCCCAGCACAATGTCAACAGCAGCTCAGCACAGAAGTCCCCACACTCCTCCCTGCCACAGCACTCCTCAGCAGACAGGCAAAGTCagccctccccctcttcctcccagtccctcacctcccccctaccccccaacatgATGCCTACGCCTCAAATGGCCATGGCAAACCTTATTCCTTACCCACACTCCATTTTCCCTGCCACCTCCTACATGATGCCCCCCCCTGACCCCAGACAGTACCACCCCCAGAGCCAGGGTCAGCACCCCTCCCGACCAAACCAGTGA
- the LOC126999386 gene encoding zinc finger protein 768-like isoform X5: MSYLPPWAPSSGGGHYPPHMLPSSHSAPSSSSSSSSSSTAGGGGGSLAAHTTHNTTGLNTPSVYQTLSPVVKSSSPTSVSVTQSINTPKTSTLPTSGAGASSTSTSSSAQSSGTTMSLGDPYEPQGFQRPHTPPLKRTPAIAIGEGTKTESPTMGDGAPPPEMLLALAGPSSMDLKTPRNSFLAFRAPAKHPAPEQLPSPVMFSYQGRGRPRKNWTHATGLPTMIPVTHPSMHCGTTEDPDDEENKPFKCNLCGKGFKLKGGLVQHERTHSTDRPYVCPECGKLFRQPTHLQQHIRIHTGDKPYDCAFCGKSFRQRTILNQHLRIHTGEKPYVCMECGKQFRQKAILDQHFRTHLGEKPYACPHPSCRKHFREMAALISHMKCHKDVPDPRIVLQQAKRIKEERHDDLRLDPQILGEHGEGTDRGGLLQDRLGQEVMGLGRIGLDRGLGQDRGLIQERGLGQERAGPAQDRAGLGQERGGLGQEVMSPERSHGHEHSEGSSTGSEQSYQGNGEQVQHEQARGFPQHNVNSSSAQKSPHSSLPQHSSADRQSQPSPSSSQSLTSPLPPNMMPTPQMAMANLIPYPHSIFPATSYMMPPPDPRQYHPQSQGQHPSRPNQ; this comes from the exons ATGAGCTACCTTCCACCTTGGGCACCTTCCTCAGGGGGGGGCCACTACCCACCACACATGCTCCCATCCTCCCACTCcgcaccctcctcttcctcctcctcctcctcttcctctaccgctggaggaggaggaggctcccTCGCAGCCCACACCACCCACAACACCACAGGGCTCAACACCCCCTCCGTCTACCAGACTCTCTCCCCGGTGGTGAAGTCCTCGTCGCCAACCAGCGTGTCCGTCACCCAATCCATCAACACACCCAAGACATCCACCCTCCCTACATCCGGTGCTGGGGCCTCATCCACATCCACATCATCCAGTGCACAGTCATCAGGCACCACCATGTCCCTGGGCGACCCATATGAGCCCCAGGGTTTCCAGAGGCCCCACACGCCCCCACTGAAGAGGACCCCAGCCATAGCCATAGGGGAAGGCACCAAGACAGAGAGCCCTACCATGGGTGACGGGGCCCCGCCCCCAGAGATGCTCCTCGCCCTCGCCGGACCAAGCTCAATGGACCTCAAGACACCCAGAAA TTCATTTCTTGCCTTCAGAGCACCAGCCAAACACCCAGCACCTGAGCAGCTTCCCAGCCCAGTCATGTTTTCATACCAGGGCAGAGGACGGCCACGCAAGAACTGGACTCATGCCACG GGTCTGCCCACCATGATCCCTGTGACCCACCCGTCGATGCACTGTGGCACCACAGAGGACCCGGACGACGAGGAGAACAAACCGTTTAAGTGCAATCTGTGTGGCAAGGGGTTCAAGCTGAAGGGTGGGCTGGTGCAGCACGAGCGGACACACAGCACAGACAGGCCCTACGTGTGTCCAGAGTGTGGCAAACTGTTCCGCCAACCCACGCACCTGCAGCAGCACATCCGCATTCACACGGGTGACAAGCCATACGACTGCGCCTTCTGCGGCAAGTCGTTTCGCCAGCGCACCATCCTCAACCAGCACCTCAGGATACATACTGGTGAGAAGCCGTATGTGTGTATGGAGTGCGGCAAACAGTTTCGCCAGAAGGCCATCCTTGACCAGCATTTCCGCACTCACTTAGGTGAGAAGCCGTACGCCTGCCCTCACCCATCATGCCGAAAACATTTCCGGGAGATGGCAGCACTCATCTCCCACATGAAGTGCCATAAGGACGTCCCAGACCCAAGAATCGTCCTCCAGCAGGCAAAGAGGATCAAGGAGGAGCGGCATGATGACCTGAGGTTAGACCCACAGATCCTTGGGGAGCATGGAGAAGGTACAGACAGAGGAGGTCTTTTGCAGGACAGGCTGGGGCAGGAGGTGATGGGGCTGGGCAGGATAGGACTGGACCGGGGACTTGGCCAGGACCGGGGGCTGATCCAGGAGAGGGGACTAGGCCAGGAGCGGGCAGGGCCAGCGCAAGACAGGGCGGGGctggggcaggagaggggagggctGGGGCAGGAGGTAATGAGCCCTGAGAGATCCCATGGCCACGAGCACAGTGAGGGCTCCAGCACTGGTTCGGAGCAGAGCTATCAAGGGAACGGGGAGCAGGTGCAGCACGAGCAGGCCAGAGGCTTTCCCCAGCACAATGTCAACAGCAGCTCAGCACAGAAGTCCCCACACTCCTCCCTGCCACAGCACTCCTCAGCAGACAGGCAAAGTCagccctccccctcttcctcccagtccctcacctcccccctaccccccaacatgATGCCTACGCCTCAAATGGCCATGGCAAACCTTATTCCTTACCCACACTCCATTTTCCCTGCCACCTCCTACATGATGCCCCCCCCTGACCCCAGACAGTACCACCCCCAGAGCCAGGGTCAGCACCCCTCCCGACCAAACCAGTGA